Proteins found in one Maridesulfovibrio sp. genomic segment:
- a CDS encoding alcohol dehydrogenase catalytic domain-containing protein produces the protein MRAIYFEDGKIDVLQKEKPHPVAGEALLKVRLAGICNTDIELHKGYYGFAGVPGHEFVAVVEACPDRPELVGKRVVADINCPVGPYDGDRRHAPGRTVVGIVNHDGAFADYLKVPVDNLFIVADNVSDREAVFAEPLAAGLEVSQQIHVTGDMRVMVLGDGKLGLLTALALKIYNPHVLLVGKHEDKLAIAAAQGVKTHRISEPEELTSLAGRWDKFDLVVEATGSENGIGYALEFVRPEGTVVAKTTSHLPSSINLAKLVVDEISIVGSRCGDIGLAVNVLEQGMIDVSGLIEAEYDFDDFKQAFEHSMRRGAKKVLVRM, from the coding sequence ATGCGCGCAATATATTTTGAAGATGGAAAAATTGATGTTTTGCAAAAAGAGAAACCGCATCCGGTTGCCGGAGAAGCGTTGCTGAAAGTGCGACTGGCTGGAATCTGCAACACTGATATCGAGTTGCATAAAGGCTATTATGGATTTGCAGGCGTACCGGGGCATGAATTTGTGGCCGTGGTTGAGGCATGTCCGGATAGGCCGGAATTGGTCGGTAAGCGGGTGGTTGCGGATATAAATTGCCCTGTCGGTCCATATGACGGAGATCGCAGGCATGCACCGGGACGGACTGTGGTCGGGATAGTCAACCATGACGGCGCTTTTGCCGATTACCTTAAAGTTCCGGTGGATAATCTTTTTATAGTTGCTGATAATGTTTCGGACCGGGAAGCTGTTTTTGCCGAGCCCTTGGCCGCGGGGCTGGAAGTGAGCCAGCAGATTCACGTTACCGGCGATATGCGGGTTATGGTTCTGGGCGACGGTAAACTGGGTCTGCTCACGGCGCTTGCACTTAAAATTTATAATCCTCATGTCCTGTTGGTCGGTAAACATGAAGACAAGCTTGCTATTGCGGCAGCTCAGGGCGTGAAGACCCATCGCATTAGTGAGCCGGAAGAATTGACCTCTTTGGCCGGTCGGTGGGATAAATTTGATCTGGTTGTGGAAGCTACCGGCAGCGAAAACGGTATCGGTTATGCTCTTGAGTTTGTTCGTCCAGAGGGTACCGTGGTTGCTAAAACGACTTCCCACCTGCCAAGTTCCATCAATCTCGCCAAGCTGGTGGTGGATGAAATTTCAATTGTGGGTTCCCGTTGCGGTGATATCGGTCTTGCTGTGAACGTGCTTGAGCAGGGCATGATCGATGTAAGCGGGTTGATTGAAGCGGAATACGATTTTGATGATTTCAAGCAGGCATTTGAGCACTCCATGCGTCGTGGAGCCAAGAAAGTTTTGGTCCGAATGTAG
- the hpnA gene encoding hopanoid-associated sugar epimerase: protein MNVMITGATGLIGSRLVRILAGQGFHIKALVRDKIRAEKLVTEPVEFICGDLSNEAALEEALKDCKYLFHLAADYRLWVPDPEVMTQTNVEGTRLLMRKALEAGVERIVYTSSVCVLGCNADGSPVDEDASSTVTDMISPYKKSKFLAEKVVMDMVRDEGLPAVIVNPSTPVGPGDSRPTPTGTMVLNAARDGGLFYADTGLNVAHVDDIAQGHLLALKHGKIGRRYILGGDNISLKDLFIMTARMTGKTGPKFKVPQILMFFAGFVGEMFARLGLMKNPIATLDSVRMASKKMYYSSDRAEKELGYTHRPASEAVKDAVRWFKDQNMLN, encoded by the coding sequence ATGAATGTAATGATCACCGGTGCGACAGGATTGATCGGTTCGCGTCTCGTCAGAATCCTGGCCGGGCAGGGGTTCCATATAAAAGCTTTGGTGCGCGATAAAATCAGGGCGGAGAAGCTTGTTACAGAACCCGTCGAGTTTATTTGCGGAGACCTTAGTAATGAAGCAGCGCTTGAAGAGGCTTTGAAGGATTGCAAATATCTTTTCCATCTGGCGGCTGATTACCGTCTCTGGGTTCCTGACCCGGAGGTGATGACGCAGACTAACGTGGAAGGAACCCGGCTGCTGATGCGTAAGGCCCTTGAAGCGGGAGTGGAACGTATTGTTTATACTTCGAGCGTATGTGTACTTGGATGCAATGCTGATGGAAGCCCCGTTGATGAAGATGCTTCCTCCACCGTGACGGATATGATCAGCCCGTACAAGAAATCCAAATTTCTGGCAGAAAAAGTTGTCATGGATATGGTTCGAGACGAAGGACTCCCTGCTGTAATTGTTAATCCGTCAACGCCTGTAGGACCGGGGGATTCCCGCCCGACTCCCACAGGAACCATGGTGCTGAATGCCGCCCGTGATGGAGGTCTGTTCTATGCCGATACCGGGCTTAATGTGGCCCATGTCGATGATATAGCGCAGGGGCATCTGCTGGCATTGAAGCACGGGAAGATCGGGCGCAGGTATATTCTCGGTGGCGATAATATTAGCCTCAAGGATTTGTTTATCATGACCGCACGGATGACCGGCAAGACCGGTCCTAAGTTTAAGGTTCCTCAAATATTGATGTTTTTTGCTGGATTTGTGGGTGAAATGTTTGCCCGGCTGGGATTGATGAAAAATCCGATCGCAACCTTGGATAGTGTACGTATGGCATCCAAGAAAATGTACTACAGCTCCGATAGGGCGGAAAAGGAGCTGGGCTATACGCATAGGCCTGCATCGGAAGCGGTTAAGGATGCGGTGCGTTGGTTTAAGGACCAGAATATGCTGAACTAA
- a CDS encoding phosphonoacetaldehyde reductase — MVAFFGEGGFGLLLDEIKKQQYRKILVVTGRKSFDKSGMKKQLLAELHDSELHFFSDFSPNVKFEESVAGCRKAESLGIEAVLAIGGGSVIDMAKIISLMPKDSAVLKKMILGREEITGTMPLYCAPTTSGSGSEATHFAVIYMDGKKYSLASHSLLAESVAVDPRLSSSMPPYLTACSGFDALSQAIESFWAAAATDKSREYAAKAIALILPALEKAVNDPCAQSRNSMAEGAYYAGKAINISKTTAPHAFSYYLTSVFNLPHGHAVAIFTGVFFKINSEKIPPELYRIMGCRSADECCALWYVMMDRCGLEYRMKGLGIPESECEKIVDSVNLERLRNNPVNPGREFFIQHLKEFYGSF; from the coding sequence ATGGTCGCTTTCTTCGGAGAAGGCGGTTTTGGGCTACTGCTGGATGAAATTAAAAAACAGCAATATCGAAAGATACTTGTTGTAACCGGGAGAAAATCTTTCGATAAATCCGGTATGAAGAAACAGCTCCTTGCTGAATTACATGATAGTGAACTGCATTTTTTTTCTGATTTTTCTCCCAACGTGAAATTTGAAGAAAGTGTTGCCGGCTGCCGGAAAGCTGAATCCCTGGGAATTGAAGCGGTTCTAGCCATCGGTGGCGGTAGCGTGATCGATATGGCAAAGATCATTTCCCTCATGCCGAAAGACAGTGCCGTGCTGAAAAAAATGATACTCGGCCGGGAGGAGATAACCGGAACTATGCCGCTTTATTGCGCTCCTACAACTTCCGGGTCCGGCAGTGAAGCCACCCATTTCGCTGTTATCTACATGGACGGCAAAAAATATTCGCTGGCGAGTCATTCTCTCCTGGCTGAATCTGTTGCAGTTGATCCGCGTCTTAGCTCTTCCATGCCGCCCTATCTTACCGCTTGCTCCGGGTTCGATGCCCTCAGTCAGGCCATAGAATCCTTCTGGGCCGCTGCGGCAACGGATAAGAGCAGGGAGTACGCTGCAAAGGCGATAGCACTTATCCTTCCAGCCCTAGAAAAAGCTGTGAACGATCCTTGCGCGCAGAGCAGGAACAGCATGGCTGAGGGCGCGTACTACGCGGGTAAAGCCATCAATATCAGCAAAACTACCGCTCCCCACGCATTTTCATATTATCTTACATCTGTTTTTAATCTTCCGCATGGACACGCGGTGGCTATTTTTACAGGCGTGTTTTTCAAGATCAACAGTGAGAAAATCCCACCGGAGCTGTACCGGATTATGGGTTGCCGCTCAGCTGATGAGTGCTGTGCTTTATGGTATGTAATGATGGACAGGTGCGGGCTGGAATACCGCATGAAAGGGCTTGGTATACCTGAATCTGAATGTGAAAAGATTGTTGATTCGGTTAATCTGGAAAGGTTGCGGAACAATCCAGTGAACCCCGGCAGGGAGTTTTTCATTCAGCATTTAAAAGAATTTTACGGGTCGTTCTGA
- the aepX gene encoding phosphoenolpyruvate mutase — protein MKVYVGMSADLVHPGHMNILNIAASYGDVTVGLLTDKAIAGYKRLPFMTYDQREMVIKNIKGVCEVIPQHTLDYVENLEKVRPDYVVHGDDWKTGPQKQTRERVISTISQWGGKLIEPAYTEGISSTQLNGMLKEIGVSPVTRQQRLKRLLENKKIVRTLEAHSGLSGLIVENASVKKDGRSVEFDAIWESSLTDSTMKGKPDIEAVDTTSRLQTINEIFEVTTKPMIYDGDTGGKPEHLAFTVRSLERLGVSAIVIEDKVGLKKNSLFGTEVEQYQASIEDFCHKIETGKKSQVGNDFMIFARIESLIFNKPVDDALERAAAYLDAGADGVMIHTKNKSEKDILEFCRRYQDAGHTAPIIAVPSSYNKVYEEQLIEAGVKIVIYANHLLRAAYPAMMEVAKEILRNERSYECNDTCMSIKEILELIPGTK, from the coding sequence ATGAAAGTTTACGTAGGAATGAGCGCAGATCTTGTCCATCCCGGCCATATGAATATTCTCAATATTGCAGCATCTTATGGAGATGTTACCGTTGGATTGCTGACCGATAAGGCTATCGCCGGCTATAAACGTCTCCCTTTTATGACATATGATCAGCGGGAAATGGTTATTAAGAATATCAAAGGGGTTTGCGAAGTAATCCCTCAACACACGCTTGATTACGTAGAAAACCTTGAAAAAGTGCGTCCTGATTATGTTGTCCACGGAGACGATTGGAAAACAGGGCCGCAAAAGCAGACTAGAGAACGGGTCATCTCCACAATCTCCCAGTGGGGCGGAAAGCTTATAGAACCTGCCTATACCGAGGGAATCAGCTCGACTCAGCTGAACGGGATGCTCAAGGAAATCGGTGTTTCACCCGTGACCCGGCAACAAAGATTGAAGCGCCTGCTGGAGAATAAGAAAATCGTACGGACCCTTGAAGCCCACAGCGGACTCAGCGGACTTATCGTTGAAAACGCGTCCGTCAAAAAAGACGGGCGGTCAGTGGAATTCGATGCTATCTGGGAAAGCAGCCTTACTGACTCAACAATGAAGGGCAAACCCGATATCGAAGCGGTTGATACCACTTCGCGTCTGCAGACAATCAACGAAATTTTTGAAGTTACCACAAAGCCCATGATTTATGATGGGGATACCGGGGGCAAACCGGAACATCTGGCTTTTACTGTCCGTTCCCTTGAGCGTTTGGGAGTTTCCGCCATTGTTATTGAAGATAAAGTAGGGCTGAAAAAAAATTCCCTCTTCGGTACCGAAGTAGAGCAGTATCAGGCTTCTATTGAAGATTTCTGCCACAAGATAGAAACCGGTAAAAAAAGTCAGGTCGGTAATGATTTTATGATTTTTGCCAGAATCGAGAGCCTGATTTTCAATAAACCCGTAGACGATGCGCTGGAAAGAGCCGCAGCATACCTTGATGCAGGGGCGGACGGTGTCATGATTCACACCAAGAATAAATCCGAAAAGGATATACTTGAATTCTGCCGCCGTTATCAGGATGCAGGGCATACAGCGCCCATTATAGCCGTTCCTTCCAGCTACAATAAAGTATACGAGGAACAGCTCATTGAAGCCGGGGTGAAGATTGTAATTTACGCTAACCACCTGCTGCGGGCCGCTTATCCGGCAATGATGGAAGTGGCTAAGGAAATTCTCCGTAATGAACGATCTTACGAGTGTAACGATACCTGCATGAGCATCAAGGAAATACTCGAACTTATACCCGGGACAAAATAA
- a CDS encoding carbon starvation protein A, giving the protein MNSLVIAGLCFVGYIVAYHTYGKFLAKKIFQVDEGLVCPSCALEDGKDFVPTKKEVLFGHHFTSIAGLGPIVGPAIAIIWGWVPAVLWVFFGAIFMGAVHDFGSLVVSLRNQGRSVGDLAAGLLNHRVRSLFLIIIFFELLIVIAVFALVIAILFNMYPAAVIPVWSEVPIAVGLGWLMYKKGADHTIWSIIALIAMYAFVVVGVYVPFKMPAIAGMNPIVVWTVIMLIYAFIASILPVTALLQPRDYINGHQLFVALILLVIGAVVAHPTFVAPAIDMAPQGAPPMLPFLFVIIACGAISGFHSLVSSGTSAKQCETERDSRMIGYGSMLMEAALSILVIVSVGAGLGMGLHTSDGQLLTGTAAFTTHYASWASAAGLGAKLGAFVEGSANLMASYGIPTNIALAVMGVFLVSFAATTLDSATRIQRYVVSELAQAYKMPSLSGGIPATLIAVGSAAVLCFNGGFSIGALKKGALALWPLFGTVNQLLAALALLIITVYLARKKVKAIYTGIPMVFMIAMTGWAMVFNLQKFYAGEKWLLFVVGLIVFILEIWMIAETYLIMRKVYGGDEGTAGAAEGA; this is encoded by the coding sequence GTGAATTCATTAGTTATTGCCGGCCTTTGCTTTGTGGGTTACATCGTAGCCTATCATACGTACGGGAAATTTCTGGCAAAAAAGATTTTTCAGGTTGATGAGGGACTGGTATGTCCCAGTTGTGCGCTTGAGGACGGTAAGGACTTTGTCCCTACTAAAAAGGAAGTTCTTTTCGGACATCATTTTACTTCCATTGCCGGGCTCGGTCCCATTGTCGGACCTGCTATCGCTATTATCTGGGGTTGGGTTCCTGCTGTTCTCTGGGTCTTCTTCGGTGCCATCTTTATGGGAGCAGTACACGACTTCGGTTCTCTGGTCGTTAGTCTCCGTAATCAGGGCCGTTCTGTAGGGGATCTTGCTGCCGGGTTGCTTAACCACCGGGTGCGTTCCCTGTTCCTGATAATCATTTTTTTTGAGTTGTTGATCGTCATAGCCGTTTTTGCGCTGGTTATCGCTATCCTTTTTAATATGTACCCCGCAGCAGTCATTCCGGTCTGGAGTGAGGTCCCCATTGCTGTCGGTCTGGGCTGGCTTATGTACAAGAAGGGCGCCGATCATACTATCTGGTCCATTATAGCGTTGATCGCTATGTACGCTTTTGTGGTGGTAGGTGTTTACGTTCCATTCAAAATGCCCGCTATTGCCGGCATGAACCCCATTGTCGTCTGGACCGTGATCATGCTGATTTATGCATTTATCGCATCCATCCTCCCGGTTACCGCGCTGCTTCAACCTCGTGATTACATTAACGGACACCAGTTGTTCGTGGCTTTGATTCTGCTGGTTATCGGTGCCGTTGTGGCTCATCCGACATTTGTAGCTCCTGCTATTGATATGGCTCCTCAGGGCGCTCCGCCGATGCTGCCTTTTCTCTTTGTAATCATAGCCTGCGGAGCAATTTCCGGTTTTCATTCGCTGGTAAGTTCCGGTACTTCCGCCAAGCAGTGCGAAACAGAGCGTGATTCACGCATGATCGGTTACGGTTCCATGCTTATGGAAGCGGCTTTGTCCATCCTCGTTATCGTTTCTGTCGGTGCCGGATTGGGCATGGGGCTGCATACTTCCGACGGTCAATTGCTGACCGGGACCGCGGCCTTCACCACCCACTACGCATCATGGGCTTCTGCTGCCGGACTCGGCGCAAAGCTGGGTGCGTTTGTTGAAGGTTCTGCCAACCTGATGGCCAGCTACGGCATTCCCACCAATATCGCCCTTGCCGTAATGGGAGTCTTTCTGGTTAGTTTCGCGGCTACCACACTCGACAGTGCTACCCGTATTCAGCGCTACGTAGTAAGTGAGCTGGCGCAGGCTTATAAGATGCCTTCATTGTCCGGAGGTATTCCCGCAACCCTGATCGCGGTCGGTTCTGCCGCTGTACTCTGTTTTAACGGCGGTTTTTCCATCGGCGCACTCAAGAAAGGTGCGCTGGCTCTTTGGCCGTTGTTCGGTACCGTTAACCAGTTGCTGGCTGCTTTGGCCCTGTTGATAATTACCGTATACCTCGCCCGTAAGAAGGTTAAAGCCATCTACACCGGTATCCCTATGGTTTTCATGATTGCTATGACCGGTTGGGCAATGGTTTTCAATCTCCAGAAGTTTTATGCAGGTGAAAAATGGCTGCTTTTCGTGGTCGGTTTGATCGTGTTCATATTGGAAATTTGGATGATTGCCGAGACCTATCTGATTATGAGAAAGGTCTACGGCGGAGATGAAGGCACAGCTGGAGCAGCGGAAGGTGCTTAG
- the aepY gene encoding phosphonopyruvate decarboxylase, giving the protein MIDPLFFLKKCKDNGFSTFYGVPDSTLKHFCTAATDDKELHHTICVNEGSAIGAAIGYHLSTSRVPVVYMQNSGIGNAVNPLTSLVAKEIYSIPMLLIIGWRGEPGVKDEPQHKFQGRITPHMLEGLEFPYSIIDKDSDIESEMHRADLFFKEHDVPYALLVKKGAFSEYVSRSPEREQYPLSRQRVIECLTEAQRNDDVIVSTTGMASRELFHIRKENKASHSTDFLTVGGMGHASSIALGVALDSPQKRVVCLDGDGACLMHLGSLATIGSSGINNLLHIVINNGEHGSTGGQPTVSRKINLCEIAKACGYPSVIRITSEEELTSALAQADGLCFLEVMTNNHKSKEIGRPTNTPLQNKKMFMGNF; this is encoded by the coding sequence ATGATTGATCCCCTGTTCTTCCTTAAAAAGTGTAAGGATAACGGTTTCAGCACATTTTACGGCGTGCCGGATTCCACACTCAAGCATTTCTGCACAGCCGCAACGGATGATAAGGAACTGCATCATACCATATGCGTAAATGAAGGCTCGGCCATCGGCGCTGCCATAGGTTATCATCTGTCCACATCCAGGGTTCCGGTCGTGTACATGCAGAATTCCGGAATCGGTAATGCCGTTAATCCCTTAACTTCATTGGTGGCTAAGGAGATATATTCAATCCCGATGCTGTTGATCATTGGATGGAGGGGAGAGCCGGGAGTTAAGGATGAGCCGCAGCACAAATTTCAGGGCCGTATCACCCCGCACATGCTGGAAGGGCTCGAATTTCCGTATTCGATTATTGATAAAGATTCGGACATTGAGAGTGAAATGCATAGGGCGGACCTTTTTTTTAAGGAGCATGATGTTCCATATGCTCTGCTGGTGAAAAAAGGTGCTTTTTCAGAATATGTTTCCCGGTCTCCAGAGCGTGAGCAGTATCCGCTAAGCCGCCAAAGAGTGATAGAATGCCTGACTGAGGCGCAGCGCAATGACGATGTTATTGTTTCCACTACCGGAATGGCTTCAAGAGAGCTTTTTCATATCAGAAAAGAGAATAAGGCCTCTCATTCTACTGATTTTTTGACAGTGGGTGGCATGGGACATGCGTCCTCCATAGCGCTCGGAGTGGCGCTGGATTCGCCGCAAAAGCGGGTTGTCTGCCTTGATGGTGACGGTGCTTGCCTAATGCATCTAGGTTCCCTTGCGACGATAGGTTCCAGCGGGATAAATAATCTGCTTCATATTGTTATCAATAACGGGGAGCATGGTTCCACCGGCGGACAACCGACAGTTTCCCGGAAAATAAATTTGTGTGAAATTGCCAAGGCCTGCGGTTACCCCTCCGTTATTCGGATTACGAGCGAGGAAGAGCTGACCTCCGCTTTAGCACAAGCTGACGGGCTGTGTTTTCTGGAAGTTATGACTAATAATCATAAGTCAAAAGAGATCGGCAGACCGACCAACACTCCGCTGCAAAATAAAAAAATGTTTATGGGTAATTTCTAA